The Plantactinospora sp. KBS50 sequence CTCGACGGCGCGCAACTGGCGGGTCTGCCCGCGCACCGCGCGGCCCGGGCCGGGATCGGGCTGGTGCCGCAGGGCCGGCGGGTCTTCCCGCGGCTGACCGTCACCGAGCACCTGACCCTGGCCGCCTCCTCGGCGCGCGGGCGGCGGCGGGGCAGCGGCGGCTGGACCGTGCCCCGGGTGCTGGACCTGCTGCCCCGGCTCGCCGAACGCGGCCGGCACCGCGGCGACCAGCTCTCCGGCGGGGAACAGCAGATGCTGGCCATCGCCCGCGCCCTGCTCACCCAGCCCCGGGTGCTGCTGCTGGACGAGCCGTGCGAAGGGCTGGCGCCGGGGCTGGCGGCCCGGATCCGCGAGCTGGTCGCCGAACTGGCCGGTACCGGCCTGACCGTGCTGCTCGTGGAGCAGCAACTGCACCACGCCGTACAGGTGGCCGACCGGGTGGCCGTACTGGAGTACGGCCGGCTGGTCTACGACCACCCGGCCGCCGAGGTCCGGGTGGACCTCGCGCCCGTCGAGGCGATGTTGAGCCTCGGCACCGACCGGCCGGAGGCCGGCGGAGATCCCACAAGCGACGGGTCGAGCCCCGCCGCGGCGGCCGGTGCGGGGGCCGAACATCCCGCGCGCCCCTTTCCCAGGAGGTAGCCATGTCCACGGACCTCGACTACACCTTCGACAACGCCTCACCGCAGGCCGGAGCGCAGATGACCGCGCTGGAGTCCTTCCTGGACCCGGTGACGGCCCGCCGCCTCACCCCGC is a genomic window containing:
- a CDS encoding ABC transporter ATP-binding protein → MLTVDRLVAGYAGGIALHEVSLTVATGTVQAVVGRNGAGKSTLVHAIAGLLPPYSGRIDLDGAQLAGLPAHRAARAGIGLVPQGRRVFPRLTVTEHLTLAASSARGRRRGSGGWTVPRVLDLLPRLAERGRHRGDQLSGGEQQMLAIARALLTQPRVLLLDEPCEGLAPGLAARIRELVAELAGTGLTVLLVEQQLHHAVQVADRVAVLEYGRLVYDHPAAEVRVDLAPVEAMLSLGTDRPEAGGDPTSDGSSPAAAAGAGAEHPARPFPRR